AACGCTTTGATATAATTGAGAAAAATAAAAATGAAGAAGCTTTTGAATTATTGAAAAGCAAAGGATTAATTTACCGCGGAATATTAGAAGCGCCTAAAGGTAAAACTCCCGATGACTGGGAGCCGCGCGAGCAGGAATTGTTTAAATCAACCGAGTTCGGAGATGATATTGATAGAGCGCTTAAGAAATCAAACGGCAGCTTTACCTATTTTGCAACTGACATTGCTTATCACTTGGATAAAATACAGAGAGGTTTTGATGAGTTGATATTGCTGCTTGGAGCAGACCATGCCGGGTATATTAAACGTATTAAAGCGGTGGTCAGTGCCTTGAGTGACGGTAAAATTAACCTGGATGTAAAAATTAACCAACTGGTAAACCTGCTTAAAAACGGTGAACCGTTCAAGATGTCAAAGCGTGCGGGTAAGTTTATTACCGTGCAGGATATGGTTGAAGAGGTGGGCAAAGATATTTTACGATTCGTCATGCTTAGCCGTAAGGCGGATACCGTGCTTGATTTGGATTTTGCTAAAGCTAAAGAACAGAGTAAGGAAAACCCTGTGTTCTATGTGCAATATGCTCACACCCGTGCCTGCTCTGTGCTTAGAAAAGCAGCAGAGGCTAATATAAAAGTTGAGCAAGTAGATTATTCTCATCTAAAAGATAGGGGAGAAATAAACTTGATTAAGCAAATTATGCTGTTCCCCAAAATTATTGAAGCTTCAGCTTTAGCTCATGAGCCGCATAGAATCACTTTTTATTTATGTGAGCTTGCGAATGAGTTCCATTCGCTCTGGTCAAGAGGAGTTGAGGATGATAAGCTTAGAGTTATTATTGCTGATAATATGGAGCTTACAAAAGCAAGACTTGCGCTTATTATAGCGGCCAAAAACACCTTAGCAATCGGTCTTGGTATCTTAAAAATTTCAGCACTGGAACAAATGTAGGGATTTTCCTAGAATTTCTCCTAAAAAAGATTTGCTTTTTCGGCAAAGAAAGTTATATATATGTATATCTTTTATGGCGGGCGTAGCTCAGTTGGTTAGAGCGCAAGGTTGTGGTTCTTGAGGCCGCGGATTCGATCTCCGTCGCTCGCCCCATTTTTTTTTTATTTGCAATTTCTAATCTTTATTGAATAAGCTTGTCATTTTTGACATTTTTTATTAAAAAATAATTACTCTTAATATCTTATTAATATAATGTAATAAAAATTAGTATAATTTAGTTTTTTCTTATAAATGATAATATTGTTGTAACAATAATAGATTATAATATACCGATCATAAGTAAATGAATAATTTTAATGTTTTTCAGTAATTTAAAAATGGATAAATTCCTTTTTATAATTATCTGTTAATTAAAAAGTTATCTATTTGATTAAATATTTTAATCCTAAGTGAGAAGAATTTTATGCGAAATTTTGTTAGAAATTATAATCCGTTTACTCTATCTGCCGATGTGGTTAGAGGCGGGTTTAGCTTTGTTAAAGGTACAACCTATTTTATAGGCAAAGATCTTGTAATATTACCGTCTTTAACGATAGCTTCATCAACTGTAGCATTTTTAGGAACTGCTTTACATAATGATAGTATATTAAATTATGGCATTGATTTAAGAGAAAAAGCACAAGATATTTTTTACAGCTCTAAAAATGATTTTTTTGATGCTTTCGGTAAAAATGGGCTTGGAAATATCGCTAAAGGCATAAGTGGTCTAACTGTTCATGCGGCAATTACCAATGCTATCTCATTATATTATTTTAATTTTGCGTATTATGATCTAAAGTATCAATTAAGAGTAGTTTATAACCATGCATTATCCCAAGCAAGCTCTATTTATAGCTACGCGGCAGAGAAAGCTATTATTGCTTATAATTATGCTTATACACAAACAACTTCAATTTTAAATACTGCTTCTATAGAAATTTCTACTGCTCTTCAACCATACTATAATACTGTTTTATCTCATACTCAGCCGATTATAAATATGGCTAACGATTCGGTAAATAGTGTAGCAAAATATGCGGTTGATGCTTTCCATGATCCGAAGCAAGCTTTAACAGCTGTGCAAAATTACGTATCTTCTAATTTTAGTTTTAATTATGCAAATGCCGTAGGGCTCCTTATTTCTAGTGCCCAATTATATGGTGCATATAGTACTTTTAAAAATTTTAATGAGTTAGCAAAATTAGGTGTTAATTATAGGTTCAGTAAATATGCAGTAACATTAGCAGAGCTGGGCGCTG
This sequence is a window from Candidatus Jidaibacter acanthamoeba. Protein-coding genes within it:
- the argS gene encoding arginine--tRNA ligase, which encodes MNIFNQFLEKLHQIITMKYGSGIDMQSISMEYPRDKTHGDLSTNAAMILTKQLKKAPKDIALEIVDELKKHPDIVKCEIAGAGFINIFLESSFWANLVGNVLESGEEYGKLNIGGGKKIGLEFVSANPTGPMHIGHSRGAIYGDALASLLEFTGFKVTREFYINDYGGQIEILGESVFIRYKEVLGENVTMPDEYYPGEYLVEVGKKLKDKFGDKLLLADEVERKDVIKQFAVKAMMGLIKDDLKLLGVEHDIFTSERFDIIEKNKNEEAFELLKSKGLIYRGILEAPKGKTPDDWEPREQELFKSTEFGDDIDRALKKSNGSFTYFATDIAYHLDKIQRGFDELILLLGADHAGYIKRIKAVVSALSDGKINLDVKINQLVNLLKNGEPFKMSKRAGKFITVQDMVEEVGKDILRFVMLSRKADTVLDLDFAKAKEQSKENPVFYVQYAHTRACSVLRKAAEANIKVEQVDYSHLKDRGEINLIKQIMLFPKIIEASALAHEPHRITFYLCELANEFHSLWSRGVEDDKLRVIIADNMELTKARLALIIAAKNTLAIGLGILKISALEQM